One window of the Colletotrichum lupini chromosome 9, complete sequence genome contains the following:
- a CDS encoding UbiD family decarboxylase has protein sequence MKNPASNKFKLFLSYTSHSIAMVLTVLTDDQIKEILADLTADEFDGFRKVISTALHEYSTNTHNIEDGTYHQPERVSTENLKTGATTLYMPSVGPQGMGCKVVTLSSSKASQDPSKPSIQPTGAVTLLSPTGEPIGFLHAKTLTAFRTALSSTCLLARRTTVKTITVFGTGLQAYWHVRLALLVRGTTIRHVNVINRRFSDDARDFMKQFYRVPPHIKEREGWSETTFGILTPGYGEFKRLLREQIRDADVVYCCTPSTEELFEAEVLTSHEGRRKGRLIAAIGSYTPAMRELPEGLLLQATKHEKPHWHFHKHAPEGGVIVVDTLDGALKEAGEIISAGLQPTQLVELGELIMLRRMQDEEDAASASADSDAASIAASELEKLDFSGTPSIKSAFSGSDGASLSEPRSSISKDSTKTSGSSGSGSSKGPSMLRRSSSQRSADKRKKEDALVRWLKDGTVIYKSVGLGLMDLSVGMHMIQLAKEKGIGTQIEGF, from the exons ATGAAGAACCCCGCTTCGAACAAGTTCAAACT ATTCCTCTCATATACATCTCACAGCATCGCCATGGTCTTGACGGTTCTCACAGACGACCAGATCAAAGAGATCCTGGCCGATCTGACGGCCGACGAGTTTGACGGATTCAGAAAGGTCATCTCGACCGCTCTCCACGAGTACTCGACCAACACGCACAACATTGAGGATGGCACATATCACCAACCGGAGCGCGTCTCAACAGAGAACCTCAAGACAGGCGCGACAACATTGTACATGCCCTCCGTAGGTCCCCAAGGCATGGGTTGCAAAG TCGTAACCCTCAGCTCCAGCAAAGCATCCCAAGACCCCTCAAAACCCTCCATCCAACCCACAGGCGCCGTAACCCTCCTCTCCCCCACCGGCGAACCCATCGGCTTCCTCCACGCAAAGACCCTAACCGCCTTCCGCACCGCCCTCTCCTCAACCTGCCTCCTCGCCCGCCGCACCACCGTGAAGACAATCACCGTCTTCGGCACAGGCCTCCAAGCCTACTGGCACGTCCGCCTCGCCCTCCTGGTCCGCGGCACGACCATCAGACACGTCAACGTCATCAACCGCCGCTTCTCCGACGACGCCCGCGACTTCATGAAGCAGTTCTACCGCGTGCCGCCGCACATCAAGGAGCGCGAAGGCTGGTCCGAGACGACGTTTGGGATCTTGACACCCGGGTACGGCGAGTTCAAGAGGTTGCTGAGGGAGCAGATTCGCGACGCGGACGTGGTGTACTGCTGTACGCCGTCGACGGAGGAGTTGTTCGAGGCCGAGGTGCTGACGAGCCACGAGGGACGGAGGAAGGGGAGGCTGATTGCGGCGATTGGGAGTTACACGCCCGCGATGAGGGAGCTGCCCGAGGGGTTGCTGCTGCAGGCTACCAAGCACGAGAAGCCGCATTGGCATTTTCACAAGCATGCGCCCGAGGGCGGGGTGATTGTCGTGGACACGCTGGACGGAGCGTTGAAGGAGGCTGGGGAGATCATCTCGGCCGGGTTACAGCCTACGCAACTTGTTGA ACTCGGAGAACTAATTATGCTCCGCCGGATGCAAGACGAAGAAGACGCAGCCTCCGCCTCGGCCGACAGCGACGCAGCGAGCATCGCGGCCTCGGAGCTCGAAAAGCTCGACTTTTCCGGCACGCCGTCCATCAAGTCCGCCTTCTCGGGATCCGACGGCGCGTCTTTATCGGAGCCGCGGTCGTCCATCAGCAAAGACTCGACAAAGACGTCTGGCAGCAGCGGTAGTGGTAGCAGCAAAGGGCCGAGCATGCTGCGCCGCAGCTCGAGCCAGAGGTCGGCAGACAAGCGCAAGAAGGAGGACGCGCTGGTGAGGTGGCTCAAGGACGGGACGGTGATTTATAAGAGTGTCGGTCTGGGGCTCATGGATTTGTCGGTTGGGATGCACATGATTCAGCTTGCCAAAGAAAAGGGGATCGGGACGCAGATTGAGGGCTTTTGA
- a CDS encoding golgi apparatus membrane protein TVP18 yields MTLKEEFATRNFSIYGQWLGVLSMILCLALGIANIFTIHLLLIIFCALALASALVILFIEVPLLLRICPTSATFDGFIRKISTNYMRAGAYAGMAVIQFLSTIIVTSSLIAAGVFLSLTAICYLLAAVKGQAFVGSKTLGGQGVAQMIV; encoded by the exons ATGACGCTCAAGGAGGAATTCGCGACCAGAAACTTCA GCATTTACGGCCAATG GCTGGGCGTCTTGTCGATGATCTTGTGCTTAGCACTGGGCATCGCCAACATCTTCACCATCCATCTCCTTCTCATCATCTTCTGCGCGCTCGCCTT GGCCTCTGCGCTGGTGATCCTCTTCATTGAGGTCCCTCTGTTGCTCCGAATCTGCCCTACCTCGGCCACGTTCGATGGCTTCATCCGCAAGATCTCGACCAACTACATGCGCGCCGGAGCCTATGCCGGCATGGCTGTCATTCAGTTCCTCAGCACCATCATCGTTACCAGCAGTCTGATCGCCGCTGGTGTGTTCCTGTCGCTGACGGCCATCTGCTACCTTCTCGCCGCCGTCAAGGGCCAGGCCTTTGTCGGCAGCAAGACGCTTGGTGGCCAGGGTGTTGCCCAGATGATTGTCTAG